The following coding sequences are from one Capsicum annuum cultivar UCD-10X-F1 chromosome 3, UCD10Xv1.1, whole genome shotgun sequence window:
- the LOC107863062 gene encoding rab GTPase-activating protein 22 isoform X6 — MLLLFFTPSSSVSSNVVESIATKINKLAGVLIGVANGGGNGGAGGGGNAFWMERQPSNAGIAFAVTALAGLALAAAVFYTTRGHLKSPWSRRKRKRALTPQQWRSFFTPEGKFRDSGVKFLKKVRSGGVDPSIRPEVWPFLLGVREYESFRRDCRRLLKRDGSFKLRETGGMGSDGEGNITEGMDSPDYEDVVTARESLSSEDRSTYVEDSDNPSCTIANEFSSSKRVTEPNDVSESESSDSDSSADPDISQTVPSAETMDENTAEETSKEESSPSKTEVQSRPCCAEDFATWQRIIRLDAIRANAEWIAYSPSQAIVSESRAHRFAEAVGLKDYEHLEPPRILHAARLDEVGIRRQLNIISKIIKQKDSHLYRHLEKLQAEDCFFVYRMVVVLFRRELSFEQTLCLWEVMWADQAAIRAGIGKSAWSRIRLRAPPTDDLLLYAIAASVLQRRKQIIEKYSSMDEILRECQSMAGQLDVWKLLDDAHDLVVTLHDKI; from the exons ATGCTCCTCCTCTTCTTCACCCCCTCCTCTTCCGTCTCTTCTAATGTTGTTGAATCCATCGCCACCAAAATCAATAAGCTCGCTGGAGTTCTCATCGGCGTTGCTAACGGCGGCGGTAACGGTGGtgctggtggtggtggtaatgCTTTCTGGATGGAACGTCAACCTTCTAATGCCGGTATAGCTTTTGCTGTTACGGCCTTGGCCGGTCTCGCCTTGGCCGCCGCCGTTTTCTACACTACTAG AGGTCATCTCAAATCACCATGGTCTCGTAGGAAAAGAAAACGTGCTCTTACACCCCAGCAGTGGAGAAGCTTTTTCACACCAGAAGGAAAATTTCGTGATAGTGGAGTTAAATTTCTAAAGAAAGTCCGAAGCGGA GGTGTTGATCCTAGTATCAGGCCCGAGGTTTGGCCATTCCTCCTGGGAGT GAGGGAATATGAGAGCTTTCGCAGAGATTGTCGCCGACTGCTGAAACGCGATGGGAGCTTTAAATTGAGGGAAACTGGTGGAATGGGAAGTGACGGTGAAGGAAATATCACTGAAGGGATGGACTCCCCCGACTATGAAGATGTTGTTACTGCCCGGGAATCTCTTTCCAGTGAGGACAGGAGCACATATGTCGAGGATTCTGATAATCCTAGTTGTACAATAGCTAATGAATTTTCCAGTTCCAAACGAGTGACGGAGCCAAATGATGTCTCTGAATCTGAGTCATCAGACTCAGATTCCTCTGCAGATCCTGATATCAGTCAGACTGTACCCTCGGCAGAAACCATGGATGAGAATACTGCTGAAGAGACCTCTAAGGAGGAATCTTCTCCTTCAAAGACAGAAGTCCAGTCACGGCCATGCTGTGCAGAAGATTTTGCTACATGGCAACGAATAATTCGGCTTGATGCAATTCGTGCTAATGCCGAATGGATAGCATACTCCCCATCTCAAGCTATAGTATCAGAAAGTAGGGCACACCGTTTTGCAGAGGCTGTTGGGTTGAAGGACTATGAACACCTAGAGCCCCCTAGAATCCTGCATGCTGCTCG GCTCGATGAGGTTGGAATCAGGAGGCAGCTGAACATTATTTCTAAGATCATCAAACAAAAGGATTCACATCTCTATCGACACTTGGAGAAGCTTCAAGCAGAGGATTGCTTTTTTGTGTACAGAATGGTGGTAGTTCTTTTCAGGAGGGAATTATCTTTTGAGCAAACGCTCTGCCTATGGGAAGTAATGTGGGCAGATCAGGCTGCTATTAGGGCTGGGATTGGCAAGTCTGCCTGGAGTAGGATTAGACTGCGTGCCCCACCAACAGATGATCTCTTGCTTTATGCAATTGCAGCATCTGTATTGCAACGGAGGAAACAGATCATAGAGAAGTATAGTAGCATGGATGAAATTTTAAGGGAGTGTCAGAGCATGGCTGGTCAACTGGATGTATGGAAGCTTTTAGATGATGCCCATGACTTGGTGGTTACTCTCCATGACAAGATATAG
- the LOC107863062 gene encoding rab GTPase-activating protein 22 isoform X2, with the protein MLLLFFTPSSSVSSNVVESIATKINKLAGVLIGVANGGGNGGAGGGGNAFWMERQPSNAGIAFAVTALAGLALAAAVFYTTRGHLKSPWSRRKRKRALTPQQWRSFFTPEGKFRDSGVKFLKKVRSGGVDPSIRPEVWPFLLGVREYESFRRDCRRLLKRDGSFKLRETGGMGSDGEGNITEGMDSPDYEDVVTARESLSSEDRSTYVEDSDNPSCTIANEFSSSKRVTEPNDVSESESSDSDSSADPDISQTVPSAETMDENTAEETSKEESSPSKTEVQSRPCCAEDFATWQRIIRLDAIRANAEWIAYSPSQAIVSESRAHRFAEAVGLKDYEHLEPPRILHAARLVSILEAYALYDPEIGYCQGMSDLLSPIISVMTEDHEAFWCFVGFMTKARHNFRLDEVGIRRQLNIISKIIKQKDSHLYRHLEKLQAEDCFFVYRMVVVLFRRELSFEQTLCLWEVMWADQAAIRAGIGKSAWSRIRLRAPPTDDLLLYAIAASVLQRRKQIIEKYSSMDEILRECQSMAGQLDVWKLLDDAHDLVVTLHDKI; encoded by the exons ATGCTCCTCCTCTTCTTCACCCCCTCCTCTTCCGTCTCTTCTAATGTTGTTGAATCCATCGCCACCAAAATCAATAAGCTCGCTGGAGTTCTCATCGGCGTTGCTAACGGCGGCGGTAACGGTGGtgctggtggtggtggtaatgCTTTCTGGATGGAACGTCAACCTTCTAATGCCGGTATAGCTTTTGCTGTTACGGCCTTGGCCGGTCTCGCCTTGGCCGCCGCCGTTTTCTACACTACTAG AGGTCATCTCAAATCACCATGGTCTCGTAGGAAAAGAAAACGTGCTCTTACACCCCAGCAGTGGAGAAGCTTTTTCACACCAGAAGGAAAATTTCGTGATAGTGGAGTTAAATTTCTAAAGAAAGTCCGAAGCGGA GGTGTTGATCCTAGTATCAGGCCCGAGGTTTGGCCATTCCTCCTGGGAGT GAGGGAATATGAGAGCTTTCGCAGAGATTGTCGCCGACTGCTGAAACGCGATGGGAGCTTTAAATTGAGGGAAACTGGTGGAATGGGAAGTGACGGTGAAGGAAATATCACTGAAGGGATGGACTCCCCCGACTATGAAGATGTTGTTACTGCCCGGGAATCTCTTTCCAGTGAGGACAGGAGCACATATGTCGAGGATTCTGATAATCCTAGTTGTACAATAGCTAATGAATTTTCCAGTTCCAAACGAGTGACGGAGCCAAATGATGTCTCTGAATCTGAGTCATCAGACTCAGATTCCTCTGCAGATCCTGATATCAGTCAGACTGTACCCTCGGCAGAAACCATGGATGAGAATACTGCTGAAGAGACCTCTAAGGAGGAATCTTCTCCTTCAAAGACAGAAGTCCAGTCACGGCCATGCTGTGCAGAAGATTTTGCTACATGGCAACGAATAATTCGGCTTGATGCAATTCGTGCTAATGCCGAATGGATAGCATACTCCCCATCTCAAGCTATAGTATCAGAAAGTAGGGCACACCGTTTTGCAGAGGCTGTTGGGTTGAAGGACTATGAACACCTAGAGCCCCCTAGAATCCTGCATGCTGCTCGGTTAGTCTCCATTCTTGAAGCCTATGCGCTATATGACCCTGAAATTGGCTATTGCCAGGGGATGAGCGATTTGCTTTCACCCATAATTTCTGTAATGACAGAGGATCATGAGGCTTTTTGGTGCTTTGTTGGTTTCATGACAAAGGCTCGGCATAATTTCAGGCTCGATGAGGTTGGAATCAGGAGGCAGCTGAACATTATTTCTAAGATCATCAAACAAAAGGATTCACATCTCTATCGACACTTGGAGAAGCTTCAAGCAGAGGATTGCTTTTTTGTGTACAGAATGGTGGTAGTTCTTTTCAGGAGGGAATTATCTTTTGAGCAAACGCTCTGCCTATGGGAAGTAATGTGGGCAGATCAGGCTGCTATTAGGGCTGGGATTGGCAAGTCTGCCTGGAGTAGGATTAGACTGCGTGCCCCACCAACAGATGATCTCTTGCTTTATGCAATTGCAGCATCTGTATTGCAACGGAGGAAACAGATCATAGAGAAGTATAGTAGCATGGATGAAATTTTAAGGGAGTGTCAGAGCATGGCTGGTCAACTGGATGTATGGAAGCTTTTAGATGATGCCCATGACTTGGTGGTTACTCTCCATGACAAGATATAG